The following DNA comes from Notolabrus celidotus isolate fNotCel1 chromosome 12, fNotCel1.pri, whole genome shotgun sequence.
TATTTGTCAGTGAGACACTGAAGCATGTATTGAGGCCATAGGAAGGTAAAAGAGGTGTGAAATAAAGATGGTGTGTTTCAACTACAAAAATAATCTAAAGATATTtatactttaaattaaaagtcATCTTTGAATATCAACTCAAACTGAAGAAATTTGACCTTACCCTTGTTGCCGGTACTGCATGCGGCGCCTTACTAACATTATAGCTGCAAAATAATGAGAAAAGGTCACAGCTACAGAGGAGAAAAGTTCATATTTGCTTAGGTATTAAAAGCTTTACAAGTCACACAAGGGAATACAGTGATTCCAGGTTACACTGAGAGGCTTAACAGCAGTGCATTTGTCAACTGTTGGAATGTAGCAGGCACTATTTACATATAACATTATGTTTCAGCAAAACAGGCAATACTTACTGACTATAGCTGCAACTGAAAGAGTCAACACAGCCACAGCTGCAATGATGACGATCAGCGTGAACTTATCTGAAGAAGAACGGAATTCAAACTTAGTAAAGACAGAGGGATATATAATGTGGTGGGTTGATAAATGAAAGCATTGTTATCAGTCACTGTGAATCATTAACTGTTATTACAGTACTTACTCTCCTCTGACGCTCCCTCTGCACCTGTAGTTTTGTCTACATTTGAGCCAGCTGCATGGTTGACTGAGTTATCTTGAATCCATCAAaggaagtaaaaaagaaaacagttaatTTAAGAGCCAATTGATTAAtgaatgattattattttagaGGAGTGcctctgtgttttgttcttttgaaGACAACAACTTATACAAGTCATGCTGATTTCAGGTAACTGAACACTGCAACACCCAGCTTCAAACTTTTTTATCCAATACTTCTGCTTTACAGTAATATTTCAGAAGAGGTCTGAAATTTGTGAATGTCACTCTTTTTCATGCTCAAAACTAAGTTCTGAAAAGATTGATACAATTCTCATGTCTGAAAGGTAAATATGAAGCTACAGCCAGCAGCGTAGCTTAGCGTAGCATAAAGATTGGAGACAGACGGTGACAGCTAGCCTGTTTCTGCCCCAAGGTTATAAAAGCTGCCAACAAACATCTCTgctcattatttttttcttcttcttaagaTTACTTCCTGGCATTTTTTCCTTACTGGAAAAGGTAATGCTGAAGAAACAGAGGAAAggcagtagagagagagagagagagagagagaagaggacacACAGTAAAGGACTATGGGCAGGAAAAGCACAGAGGCTGCTGAGGCAACAAATGAACCCAGGTACATGCTCTTGTTGAGCCGCCAGCCTCCCAGTTTATTATTTTCAACTCACCTATTTgctttaaacacacagaaaaggtGTTATAAACTTTAGCTGGTCAGTAAAAGCATTACAAAAAACCATCTATTTTGTTTTACAGGTAAACCAAACAAGGTGCCAAATTACACCGATCAACCAGTTGCTTCATATTTACATACATGAGAGCTGTATCCATTATCTCATTTAACTCACATAAAGATAGTGAATGAGAACATGTAGTACTGCTTCCTGAAGTCATGCAGGTAACTTTTTGACTTCcttgaattatttaaaatacatttgagaaaaaaacagactaaattAAAGCAGATACTCATGTATGAGCCTGTGtgcacagagaggaagatggTCAAGGCTTCAGATGAATTGTAGCACTTAGCAGAGAAgagctgactggctgcagcctTGTTTTAAACAGATCTGTAATTCTATCAAATGTCCATCAAAGTGAAGATGAGGAGTGACAGGGGGAGGCGTGGAGAGAGAATGAGAATGCCAATGTCGATTAGCTGACCAGCAGGATGGCAGAGATGTCGACATGTTCGCTGGCCTTTCAGCAGGATCTAAAGGACCCCTCCAGGGAGCTAATTGATTCCATTCGGGGCTTAATGGTTGAAAAGTGGGAGAGCCAACAGGGGCCACAGGCCTTCACACATCTCAGAGGACTAGAGCACACTGTATACAACGCTTATTTTCTGACAACAATTAAGAGGCCACAACCTTCACATACTCTCTTCTACATGGCTGCCTTTACAGTGTTTGCGGGTAAGAAGGAGAAAAATCTAGCAAGCCCTTCTTGCCCTCCAATCTACTCAGGGGAATCAAGGCAATAAACTCACCTATTCTGTTGTATAAATCCTCATCATCCAGACCTGTGAGAGAAGGAGAAATCAGATGATTGTAAAGATAATACAGAAATGTGTGCTTCCCAAATTATAACAGTGAAACTCATCTTCTGTACACAGTCAGGATATAAGGCAGCTCCTTTAATCTTTCAGTAACACTATTGTCAAAAGGTCTTAGAGCAAAAAAGGCAACTATAAATAAAAGTAGATACTGCACTCTAAGcactagtgctgggcgataatttgataacgataattgtcgtgatataatttttcttgacataaatatataaaatgttcGACAAAAATTCggtataaataaacatgtaattacaccccccagccacttaaaatggagggggcgctagtgagccttaaatgctagttaccacccaacattagacagaagaagaggacggcattgaacagccaattaTGTCACGggatgagaggtaggcggggcttaaagacgttcggagCGGAAtgttaaacacagctgaaacgagcgacagtgacactgaagaaaactcaaaacctaacAGCTAAAAGCAGAgacgttagtctgacactgtctCGACTCTGCATCATTAAATAGattttcaggatgtgggtaaaggaagagcacagagacaacttctgctgtgaatttctaacacatttaatgtccaccgcAAATGTAGGACAACTGAATAccgaataaccgtgatgcattcactgcactgtgggacacaatatcactctgcctgtaacccttagtaatcttaaagaggagagcacaactcaaaacaatacttcTACTATACTACTAAACTAAGACACAGTATacagttttatatatatttgttgtaaattcaaatcaaattatggaaataacctgaGAGAGATAAGATCTATAAACTCAAACttaacaaaaatctaattttacccaaaagacctgcttcctgttagcaccattagaaatgatggatctgatggaagttcatcagaaaactaaatccagatacaagccaACAAACTGTCTGGCTTCtgtaactttcactcaggaccaaaaatctgactttaaatttaaattaaaaaatgatttgatatttatcgtgataattatcgatatcaaattatatgaaatattttattgtgataacataatttttcagtatcgcccagcactactaAGCACCCAAACTACATCAAGTATCAGCAGTAACAAAACTGAAAAGCAAGTAAGCGAAACCCTGAAACATGGTCTAAACTGTGAATAAATATCAAAAGTATAAACAAGGAATAGAAAACCAGCAAATCAGAAATGTGAGATTTCAAGTAGGTCATCAGATTAAAGTGCATTGCTCTGCTGTGGGAAATAAATAGAAATTTAAAAAGTCAAGCACCATATATCAGTTCTTTTGAACAGCAGGCTGCATCATGAATCCACATCATGTTTTGACGTTATCCTATCTgacattacattttgttttgaccGACAAATTTGTTCATGTCACAAATATGTCTGGTATGACTGTCGACATCTGTTTATTACTTCACACATGGCCTCAAGGACGCACAGAGGCTGAGCTCAAGTTAAACTGATAACAGCACAAGAACCATGTGGGAACAAGCAGAGCTCTTCTGATTGAAATCAGAGTGACAATTTCTattgaaacaaatgttaatGCAATTAAAAGGCTTAGAAGGCTCCtttatttgacaaaaacaagatgCTTTACATACCTTCATCTCCTGATCCATATATTTCTTCTGAAAgaactgcaagaaaaaaaaaggatgagcaGTGTTGGCATGCATCACAATACCCAAGATGGATTTATAGAAATTGTGGCAGTACTGCTCACGAATCTACAAATATTCAGAGGATGTTTACATGAACTTTAGAGGAGAGGAAGTAAGTTGAATTCTTCGATATATGCATTATGCTCATCTTAAAGAGTCTGCTCCTGCTCTTTGCGGTATCTCCTACCAAGAAAGTACAGCAACGAAAATACAGTTGCTAATTTCCCTGTTTGTCTTTCATGTTATTCTTATATGAGCATTTCACTGAAGCACCTTCTCTTTTAGGTGGCTGTATAATtcaaaggagggaggaggggtgggggggtgcaTATATTAATCTGCAGATACGTAGGTAGGTGAGGGAAAAGATGCTGGCTCCGGGATACATAGACCCTGATTAGATGTTTATCACCTGAAAGCGTCACAGATGATGAGAACGTACCAGTAGCggctggcagcagcagcagcagacacaggAACAGCAATCGCATCATCTTCAAATGCTGCAGGGGGGAAAAGGAAACCAAGTTAAAAATATCTGCTATTAATATTCAGCCATTGATGTGTGTGAAAtcttggtgttttggtttagaGATAGGACATGATGGAAAGCAGCAAGGCTGTCTATTATTGGGGCTTGTCTGGCACTTTTTGAGACGTGTTGCCTGTCAGTGGAAAACTAAGAATTGCAGGCCACCAAAGTTTAAATGTACACTTGCAAGCCTCTGTTGTAATCTgaggtgttggtgttggtgttggtgttggtggtaATGAAGGGGTCAGTTGAAGACAACCTCttttctcacagtgctcagcagaaataactgtaaaaaaaaagtctgtcacAGTCAGCTGGCAGCAAGTGTCTATTCAACATTTTCCTTTCACTATGCAAAGCCTGGCTGCTCTGCCAGGTGTTAAGCATCAAAAAGGGGGTCTGATGACTTCCACGGGCAAAACAAAAAGGGATCATattcatctcttctctttgtcttttccaTTGAATTCTGATTAACCGTATTTTTCTTATAATTGTAAAAGAATAGAGTTTGTGCTTGATTTGACTTCAACATACACTTAcatatcacaaaaaaaaagtgatactTTTTTGTGTGCCCTcgtcaagaaaaaaaatcccaactTCCTCATGGCACAGGGCCTAAAACAAACAACCTCTGTGCTCCATATCACCTCCACAGTAATGTGAAACGCTAATGTGAAACGCAGATGTTCCTCTCCTGCCAAACAAAGCCCCAGCTGTATCCAACACAATATGAATGGTGATATTTTTGAGTGGGAATGATCTCTCTTCCGGTCCAGCTTCCGGATAAAGCCTTGTTGGTCAGATTTAGCCATGCAGGCAGGCATGAGATCAGGAAccaaagtcactgcattgaccCACGTGCCAAATGCTGTGCCTCTTCATTGTTAACAATTTCTATTGTATTCTTGTTTCCTCTGTAGTTAATGACTATGTGGAAAAACTGAGGTGACCTGCTTTGTTAAGGTACAGATTATCAAACTAAGAACTCACCGTCATCTATACATCTTATAACAGAGATACAAACTTACGAGTCTGTGTCTGTTCACTATTTAATTTTAGTTCGGAAGTCATGAAGACAATTTGAGGAATTGAATATTGCTCACTGTATGACATGTAGATCTGTATATAGATATAGCTCAGAAGAAAGAAGATAGTTCCTCTTTTTTAAAGGTTATTGACGATTTAAGAAACTCCTTTTTTGTATCAGGAACTGGGCCAAAAGTCTTGTCTGTAAATGCTACCATGAAGTCCAAAAATCCTTATGTGAGACAAATGTCCACCCTGAAAAGTCTGCATTGAAACCAGTGAAACCCATTTCACAACAAGATTATCTTCATGCTAAATTAGCAGAACAGCATTAAGGACTATTTCTGTTGACTGTATTGGAAAAAGATGTTAATCACACAACTGAGGCTGATTGGAGAGGGAGTGCATTGTGGGCTGTTCTGGCCTCTCGAATAGCTGCAGTAAATCTCCAAACGCAAACAACCTTAGAAGCTGCAAATAAAATCCCCTTCTGTATCCAATTTGCTTTTCAGAGTCGCTTTGGGTGAAATAATAAGCCGATCCAATTTGGAAATATTTATCAACCCCGTCCGCTGCCTCTGTATCAAAATGGCTCCTGACGCCtgtattatttttcaaattggGTAATATATTCTTGTACATTTGAATGCCAATTGAATTTGCTCTTTAATACCAGACCCAATTTGCAACATATAATAATAACCAGTGGCTTGCTTATCAAGCAGACATGCCCGCTGCCTTCTGGCCAGAGATGCACAGATCACAGAAGGTAAAAGTAGAAATCCACAAATCATAACACTGGAGTGAGGTGCTGCAATAAAGGCATACAGTGTACAGTCGCTACAGGGTAAATACgtcttgtttttgttcca
Coding sequences within:
- the si:dkey-262k9.2 gene encoding uncharacterized protein si:dkey-262k9.2 isoform X2; its protein translation is MMRLLFLCLLLLLPAATVLSEEIYGSGDEGLDDEDLYNRIDNSVNHAAGSNVDKTTGAEGASEENKFTLIVIIAAVAVLTLSVAAIVTIMLVRRRMQYRQQGIYSVPTEQDQKGAVPFLVE
- the si:dkey-262k9.2 gene encoding uncharacterized protein si:dkey-262k9.2 isoform X1, producing the protein MLDLSLFCMAPTEHLKMMRLLFLCLLLLLPAATVLSEEIYGSGDEGLDDEDLYNRIDNSVNHAAGSNVDKTTGAEGASEENKFTLIVIIAAVAVLTLSVAAIVTIMLVRRRMQYRQQGIYSVPTEQDQKGAVPFLVE